From a single Xiphophorus maculatus strain JP 163 A chromosome 5, X_maculatus-5.0-male, whole genome shotgun sequence genomic region:
- the LOC102227648 gene encoding TBC1 domain family member 24-like — protein MIHVSRTPEFSNFGNMNMISFASPEQEVNSMLAGRRLRSRSYNNPEDSKNCGFQVKTEEINARPRSRSFYSCETSELFSNFDTENVSCSCPLKQRASSQLRNQMSKMNDKDGNQSGVPVNPKKSKSKKLSKDLNGGKGSAKTVSMITISESDNWEICSSSGMKYGQFVDWEKIDPEPAKKYQQILKSGHQQLKRMGREGFWATSHTLRAKAYYHIIHNINSRAITPDRDVYYEMAKKLFGEQKVSTHQVPEYMEYGDIPRYCLNKAGMNSVKKILICLGSYFPDMSYCPILPALVSLILHFSEDEAECFYSVSQLICYKDPNKRYIDQTFLTYRASCMTFGDLANRCCRGIRKLIASSHQNLFEFYSDWIMWIFADLPFTYAIRVLDVYLLEGFKVLFRVALALLDLYKVSVSSRVADVEDFRTDMKRFVQNVARHCTVEKLLERAFQIPIATRNELNLLFNANKDALMQKGVSTLQKRQMVESVDLNNFTSSVVTETEMRVIWAWIPERFALFNPVQLFHIAEHGRNLSSLYSRVEGHEPIVLIIKTMDEEVFGAFLSMDLMERRNHDSKGLTYFGTGECFVFMLRPSMERYQRAMVNIMTRIASPQQHRNGSSSSSQLANSSKSQLTTKTVSCTNGTPENPSYLTLPLSAPLGNPRTAKEAKRTKEQDASNFIAGDDSQLIIGGDGGHALFLCDNLEEGNSEPCDTFSSNPLCKGHFQIQSLEVWGIQNSIYLSHSFHSQ, from the exons ATGATTCACGTTTCAAGAACACCAGAGTTTTCAAACTTTGGGAACATGAATATGATTTCTTTTGCATCTCCTGAACAAGAAGTGAACTCCATGTTGGCAGGCAGAAGACTGAGGTCCCGTTCTTATAACAACCCGGAGGACAGTAAAAACTGTGGCTTTCAagtaaaaacagaggaaatcaaTGCAAGACCTcgctccag ATCATTTTACAGTTGTGAGACATCAGAGTTGTTCTCCAATTTTGACACAGAAAACGTTTCGTGTTCCTGTCCGCTGAAGCAGAGAGCAAGCTCACAGTTAAGAAATCAAATGTCCAAAATGAATGATAAAGATGGGAATCAATCTGGTGTTCCTGTCAACCCAAAGAAGTCTAAGTCAAAAAAGCTCTCAAAAGATCTTAATG GCGGTAAAGGCAGTGCCAAAACAGTGTCCATGATAACCATTTCTGAGTCAGACAACTGGGAGATTTGCTCCAGCTCTGGTATGAAGTACGGACAGTTTGTGGACTGGGAGAAGATTGATCCAGAACCTGCAAAGAAATACCAGCAGATCCTGAAGAGCGGGCATCAGCAGCTGAAAAGAATGGGCCGAGAGGGTTTCTGGGCCACCTCGCACACACTGAGAGCCAAAGCATACTATCATATCATCCACAACATCAATTCCAG GGCTATTACACCAGATAGGGATGTTTACTACGAAATGGCCAAGAAGCTCTTTGGGGAACAGAAAGTTAGCACTCACCAAGTCCCGGAGTATATGGAATATGGGGATATACCAAG ATACTGTCTCAACAAAGCAGGCATGAATTCTGTTAAAAAGATCCTTATATGCCTTGGCAGTTACTTCCCAGACATGAGCTACTGCCCCATCCTTCCTGCCTTGGTCTCTCTCATACTCCACTTTAGTGAGGATGAAGCAGAGTGTTTCTACAGCGTGTCTCAACTCATCTGCTACAAGGATCCTAACAAGCGCTACATCGACCAGACATTTCTTACTTATCGTGCTTCTTGCATGACATTCGGGGACCTTGCCAACAGGTGTTGCCGGGGCATCCGAAAGCTGATTGCCAGTTCGCACCAAAACCTCTTTGAATTTTACTCTGACTGGATCATGTGGATTTTTGCTGACCTTCCATTCACATATGCAATCAGAGTTCTGGACGTCTACTTACTGGAGGGTTTCAAGGTTCTCTTCAG GGTTGCATTAGCTTTGCTTGACCTCTACAAAGTGTCCGTGTCATCTCGAGTAGCAGACGTCGAAGACTTTAGAACTGACATGAAACGTTTTGTGCAAAATGTAGCTCGCCACTGCACAGTTGAGAAACTTTTGGAAAGAGCCTTCCAGATTCCAATTGCTACACGAAATGAGCTTAACCTTCTGTTCAATGCAAATAAGGATGCCCTAATGCAAAAAGGTGTCAGCACACTCCAAAAGAG GCAGATGGTGGAATCAGTGGATTTAAACAACTTCACCTCCAGTGTTGTCACAGAGACGGAGATGAGGGTCATCTGGGCCTGGATTCCTGAACGTTTTGCACTCTTCAACCCCGTTCAGTTGTTTCATATCGCAGAACATGGAAGAAATCTTTCCTC ATTGTATTCACGTGTTGAAGGACATGAGCCAATAGTACTCATCATCAAAACAATGGATGAAGAA GTTTTTGGAGCTTTCTTGTCAATGGATTTGATGGAAAGACGGAATCACGACTCTAAGGGACTTACATACTTTGGAACTGgggagtgttttgtttttatg CTTCGCCCTAGCATGGAGCGCTACCAGCGGGCTATGGTTAACATTATGACCAGAATAGCCTCTCCTCAGCAGCACAGAAATGGAAGCAGTTCCTCATCTCAATTGGCAAACAGCAGCAAGTCTCAGCTCACCACCAAAACTGTCAGCTGTACAAATGGGACTCCAGAGAATCCATCCTACCTGACACTCCCCCTCAGTGCTCCATTAGGAAATCCCAGAACTGCAAAGGAGGCCAAGAGAACAAAGGAGCAAGATGCCTCAAATTTCATCGCAGGAGATGACAGTCAGCTCATCATTG GTGGTGATGGGGGCCACGCACTCTTCTTGTGTGATAACTTAGAGGAAGGAAATTCAGAACCATGTGACACATTCAGCAGCAACCCACTATGCAAAGGACACTTCCAGATCCAGTCCCTGGAAGTATGGGGCATTCAGAACTCCATCTACCTATCTCACAGCTTTCATTCTCAATAG